One Triticum dicoccoides isolate Atlit2015 ecotype Zavitan chromosome 5B, WEW_v2.0, whole genome shotgun sequence genomic window carries:
- the LOC119309392 gene encoding F-box/FBD/LRR-repeat protein At1g13570-like isoform X2, translated as MAPSRRRARSSEPAADLLTSLPPLLLDSILTRLDLRDAVRTSALSRAWRRRWVDLPCLSLSRIGRGGIPAVAVDSVLLRYPGNISNFSIHSLDTHSARRVDDWLIAVRNRGVKSIDLKGPAPAFALHSSVFLCTSLVCLKLHLCLIPPLPVEFTGFPVLKQLELSGVTFPPNGQIQLEAIIKASPLLDTLSLIYVDTYSEAFPGWVIWGANLRRLTIVSKDNHGWQVAELPNLHEATINLQSCENFSDFGGLLAGLAQVRKLVLNKCYPPFTEGHILETLPCTFDNLKSLTLWTHFEETPTILSTFCLLRNAPNLEELDIVIEGFLDEEEADGEFQNAQWTDGMCPNLQVVRLKGVLCSSNEMCFIQLLLSKATVLRTMSINLGYGSLKSSEDALRELITYRRASPHAQIFFDGKEP; from the exons ATGGCGCCCTCGCGCCGCCGCGCGCGGTCGAGCGAGCCGGCGGCGGACCTGCTGACCTCCCTGCCGCCGCTCCTGCTCGACAGCATCCTCACCCGCCTCGACCTCCGCGACGCCGTCCGCACCTCCGCGCTCTCTCGCGCCTGGCGCCGCCGTTGGGTGGACCtcccctgcctctccctctcccgcaTCGGCAGGGGTGGCATACCCGCGGTGGCCGTCGACAGCGTTCTCCTTCGCTACCCCGGCAACATCTCGAATTTCTCCATCCACTCTCTCGACACGCACTCCGCCCGCCGCGTCGACGACTGGCTCATCGCCGTCCGCAACCGCGGCGTCAAGTCCATCGACCTCAAGGGCCCAGCCCCAGCCTTCGCCCTTCACTCTTCTGTCTTCTTATGCACGAGTCTCGTGTGCCTGAAGCTGCACTTGTGCTTGATACCTCCTCTCCCCGTGGAATTCACTGGCTTCCCCGTGCTCAAGCAGCTCGAACTCTCGGGCGTCACATTCCCTCCGAACGGGCAGATCCAACTGGAGGCAATTATCAAAGCGTCACCCTTGCTTGACACCCTGAGTCTTATCTATGTGGATACATACAGCGAGGCTTTCCCTGGTTGGGTGATTTGGGGGGCCAATCTCCGGAGGCTAACTATCGTTTCCAAAGACAATCATGGCTGGCAAGTCGCCGAGCTACCAAATCTCCACGAAGCCACCATCAATTTGCAAAGCTGTGAGAACTTTAGTGATTTCGGAGGACTCCTTGCTGGGCTTGCTCAAGTTCGGAAGCTCGTTCTAAATAAGTGCTACCCACCG TTCACAGAGGGTCATATCCTGGAAACACTTCCTTGCACCTTTGACAACTTAAAGAGTTTAACCCTCTGGACTCACTTTGAGGAAACGCCTACCATTTTGTCAACCTTTTGTTTACTGAGGAATGCTCCTAACCTTGAAGAACTTGATATAGTG ATCGAGGGTTTTTTGGACGAGGAAGAAGCAGATGGGGAGTTTCAGAATGCACAATGGACTGACGGCATGTGTCCCAACCTTCAAGTTGTGCGATTGAAGGGTGTTCTCTGTTCATCAAATGAAATGTGTTTTATACAGCTTCTTTTATCTAAAGCTACAGTTCTTCGCACTATGTCTATTAATCTTGGTTATGGAAGCTTAAAGTCTAGTGAGGATGCACTGCGCGAACTGATAACATATAGAAGAGCTTCACCCCATGCTCAAATCTTCTTCGATGGTAAAGAGCCTTAA
- the LOC119309392 gene encoding F-box/FBD/LRR-repeat protein At1g13570-like isoform X3, whose amino-acid sequence MAPSRRRARSSEPAADLLTSLPPLLLDSILTRLDLRDAVRTSALSRAWRRRWVDLPCLSLSRIGRGGIPAVAVDSVLLRYPGNISNFSIHSLDTHSARRVDDWLIAVRNRGVKSIDLKGPAPAFALHSSVFLCTSLVCLKLHLCLIPPLPVEFTGFPVLKQLELSGVTFPPNGQIQLEAIIKASPLLDTLSLIYVDTYSEAFPGWVIWGANLRRLTIVSKDNHGWQVAELPNLHEATINLQSCENFSDFGGLLAGLAQVRKLVLNKCYPPFTEGHILETLPCTFDNLKSLTLWTHFEETPTILSTFCLLRNAPNLEELDIVIEGFLDEEEADGEFQNAQWTDGMCPNLQVVRLKGVLCSSNEMCFIQLLLSKATVLRTMSINLGYGSLKSSEDALRELITYRRASPHAQIFFDGK is encoded by the exons ATGGCGCCCTCGCGCCGCCGCGCGCGGTCGAGCGAGCCGGCGGCGGACCTGCTGACCTCCCTGCCGCCGCTCCTGCTCGACAGCATCCTCACCCGCCTCGACCTCCGCGACGCCGTCCGCACCTCCGCGCTCTCTCGCGCCTGGCGCCGCCGTTGGGTGGACCtcccctgcctctccctctcccgcaTCGGCAGGGGTGGCATACCCGCGGTGGCCGTCGACAGCGTTCTCCTTCGCTACCCCGGCAACATCTCGAATTTCTCCATCCACTCTCTCGACACGCACTCCGCCCGCCGCGTCGACGACTGGCTCATCGCCGTCCGCAACCGCGGCGTCAAGTCCATCGACCTCAAGGGCCCAGCCCCAGCCTTCGCCCTTCACTCTTCTGTCTTCTTATGCACGAGTCTCGTGTGCCTGAAGCTGCACTTGTGCTTGATACCTCCTCTCCCCGTGGAATTCACTGGCTTCCCCGTGCTCAAGCAGCTCGAACTCTCGGGCGTCACATTCCCTCCGAACGGGCAGATCCAACTGGAGGCAATTATCAAAGCGTCACCCTTGCTTGACACCCTGAGTCTTATCTATGTGGATACATACAGCGAGGCTTTCCCTGGTTGGGTGATTTGGGGGGCCAATCTCCGGAGGCTAACTATCGTTTCCAAAGACAATCATGGCTGGCAAGTCGCCGAGCTACCAAATCTCCACGAAGCCACCATCAATTTGCAAAGCTGTGAGAACTTTAGTGATTTCGGAGGACTCCTTGCTGGGCTTGCTCAAGTTCGGAAGCTCGTTCTAAATAAGTGCTACCCACCG TTCACAGAGGGTCATATCCTGGAAACACTTCCTTGCACCTTTGACAACTTAAAGAGTTTAACCCTCTGGACTCACTTTGAGGAAACGCCTACCATTTTGTCAACCTTTTGTTTACTGAGGAATGCTCCTAACCTTGAAGAACTTGATATAGTG ATCGAGGGTTTTTTGGACGAGGAAGAAGCAGATGGGGAGTTTCAGAATGCACAATGGACTGACGGCATGTGTCCCAACCTTCAAGTTGTGCGATTGAAGGGTGTTCTCTGTTCATCAAATGAAATGTGTTTTATACAGCTTCTTTTATCTAAAGCTACAGTTCTTCGCACTATGTCTATTAATCTTGGTTATGGAAGCTTAAAGTCTAGTGAGGATGCACTGCGCGAACTGATAACATATAGAAGAGCTTCACCCCATGCTCAAATCTTCTTCGATG GCAAATAG
- the LOC119309392 gene encoding F-box/FBD/LRR-repeat protein At1g13570-like isoform X1, whose protein sequence is MAPSRRRARSSEPAADLLTSLPPLLLDSILTRLDLRDAVRTSALSRAWRRRWVDLPCLSLSRIGRGGIPAVAVDSVLLRYPGNISNFSIHSLDTHSARRVDDWLIAVRNRGVKSIDLKGPAPAFALHSSVFLCTSLVCLKLHLCLIPPLPVEFTGFPVLKQLELSGVTFPPNGQIQLEAIIKASPLLDTLSLIYVDTYSEAFPGWVIWGANLRRLTIVSKDNHGWQVAELPNLHEATINLQSCENFSDFGGLLAGLAQVRKLVLNKCYPPFTEGHILETLPCTFDNLKSLTLWTHFEETPTILSTFCLLRNAPNLEELDIVIEGFLDEEEADGEFQNAQWTDGMCPNLQVVRLKGVLCSSNEMQIGCISGHVQTTFMLLACLRCCHFHLHHSGHLNRTEISGHVQLPAFRICGEVANVPCKCS, encoded by the exons ATGGCGCCCTCGCGCCGCCGCGCGCGGTCGAGCGAGCCGGCGGCGGACCTGCTGACCTCCCTGCCGCCGCTCCTGCTCGACAGCATCCTCACCCGCCTCGACCTCCGCGACGCCGTCCGCACCTCCGCGCTCTCTCGCGCCTGGCGCCGCCGTTGGGTGGACCtcccctgcctctccctctcccgcaTCGGCAGGGGTGGCATACCCGCGGTGGCCGTCGACAGCGTTCTCCTTCGCTACCCCGGCAACATCTCGAATTTCTCCATCCACTCTCTCGACACGCACTCCGCCCGCCGCGTCGACGACTGGCTCATCGCCGTCCGCAACCGCGGCGTCAAGTCCATCGACCTCAAGGGCCCAGCCCCAGCCTTCGCCCTTCACTCTTCTGTCTTCTTATGCACGAGTCTCGTGTGCCTGAAGCTGCACTTGTGCTTGATACCTCCTCTCCCCGTGGAATTCACTGGCTTCCCCGTGCTCAAGCAGCTCGAACTCTCGGGCGTCACATTCCCTCCGAACGGGCAGATCCAACTGGAGGCAATTATCAAAGCGTCACCCTTGCTTGACACCCTGAGTCTTATCTATGTGGATACATACAGCGAGGCTTTCCCTGGTTGGGTGATTTGGGGGGCCAATCTCCGGAGGCTAACTATCGTTTCCAAAGACAATCATGGCTGGCAAGTCGCCGAGCTACCAAATCTCCACGAAGCCACCATCAATTTGCAAAGCTGTGAGAACTTTAGTGATTTCGGAGGACTCCTTGCTGGGCTTGCTCAAGTTCGGAAGCTCGTTCTAAATAAGTGCTACCCACCG TTCACAGAGGGTCATATCCTGGAAACACTTCCTTGCACCTTTGACAACTTAAAGAGTTTAACCCTCTGGACTCACTTTGAGGAAACGCCTACCATTTTGTCAACCTTTTGTTTACTGAGGAATGCTCCTAACCTTGAAGAACTTGATATAGTG ATCGAGGGTTTTTTGGACGAGGAAGAAGCAGATGGGGAGTTTCAGAATGCACAATGGACTGACGGCATGTGTCCCAACCTTCAAGTTGTGCGATTGAAGGGTGTTCTCTGTTCATCAAATGAAAT GCAAATAGGGTGCATTTCTGGGCATGTGCAGACGACATTCATGTTGCTCGCCTGCTTAAGATGTTGTCATTTTCATCTCCATCATTCGGGTCACTTGAACAGAACAGAAATATCGGGTCACGTTCAGTTACCAGCATTCCGGATTTGCGGGGAGGTAGCTAATGTTCCTTGTAAATGTAGCTAA